A window of Flavobacterium flavigenum contains these coding sequences:
- a CDS encoding GNAT family N-acetyltransferase yields MNQITVSIDKSKLDILFIQNFLKDIYWAAGRTIEEVQTTIDASVCFGIYLNEKQVGFARVITDYVVFGYVMDVFIAEEYRGKGYSSILIQHMMNEPLLKDIKIWRLATTDAHFLYEKFGFSKLSHPEKMMEKIL; encoded by the coding sequence ATGAACCAAATTACGGTCTCTATAGATAAAAGCAAACTTGATATTTTGTTTATTCAAAATTTTCTAAAAGATATTTACTGGGCTGCCGGACGGACTATTGAAGAAGTACAGACTACAATTGATGCGTCGGTTTGTTTTGGAATTTATTTGAATGAAAAACAAGTTGGTTTTGCAAGGGTAATTACTGATTATGTTGTTTTTGGCTATGTAATGGATGTTTTTATTGCAGAAGAATATCGTGGAAAAGGATACTCTTCCATTTTAATTCAGCATATGATGAATGAACCATTGCTGAAAGATATTAAAATCTGGCGTCTGGCAACAACAGACGCACATTTTTTATATGAAAAATTCGGATTTTCTAAACTGAGTCATCCTGAAAAAATGATGGAAAAAATACTATGA
- a CDS encoding DUF4260 domain-containing protein, translating to MNTIVKLEETALFIFGIYLFSLLSFEWWWFLVLILAPDLSMLGYLFGNKSGAFFYNVFHHKGIAILFYIFGAYFKIEVLQLAGVILLSHSAMDRIFGYGLKYEKGFKYTHLGEIGK from the coding sequence ATGAATACAATTGTTAAACTCGAAGAAACGGCTTTATTTATTTTCGGAATCTATTTATTCAGTCTTTTAAGTTTTGAATGGTGGTGGTTTTTGGTTTTGATTTTAGCCCCCGATTTATCGATGCTGGGATATTTATTTGGAAATAAAAGCGGAGCGTTTTTTTATAATGTGTTTCATCATAAAGGAATTGCCATTTTATTTTATATTTTCGGAGCATATTTTAAAATTGAAGTTCTGCAATTAGCAGGAGTTATTTTGCTGTCACATTCTGCAATGGATCGTATTTTTGGTTATGGCCTTAAATATGAAAAAGGTTTTAAATACACTCATTTGGGTGAAATTGGTAAATAA
- a CDS encoding MmcQ/YjbR family DNA-binding protein produces the protein MNLETFYEYCLSKKGVSEHFPFDEDTLVFKVGGKMFALSSLSQWENNQPSVNLKCDPERAQELRAEYDEIKPGFHMSKVHWNTVSLNGNLPAAFIKELIDHSYELVFKSLTKKIQNEIIDPR, from the coding sequence ATGAATTTAGAAACATTTTACGAATATTGCCTTTCGAAAAAAGGTGTCAGTGAACATTTTCCTTTTGATGAAGATACTTTGGTATTTAAAGTAGGCGGAAAAATGTTTGCTTTGTCATCTTTATCACAATGGGAAAACAATCAACCCTCTGTCAATTTAAAGTGTGATCCGGAGCGTGCTCAGGAATTAAGGGCAGAATATGATGAAATAAAACCGGGATTTCATATGAGTAAAGTTCATTGGAATACAGTTTCGTTAAACGGAAATTTACCGGCTGCTTTTATCAAAGAACTCATAGATCATTCGTATGAATTGGTTTTCAAAAGTTTGACAAAGAAAATTCAGAATGAAATTATTGATCCGAGGTAA